In Leptolyngbya sp. 'hensonii', the following are encoded in one genomic region:
- a CDS encoding ATP-dependent Clp protease proteolytic subunit yields MNDIAEGSENLKPENGKKLNKPPILFDKTQKIIEQIEEELDATFLSYWTSPNGSVCQNDVIGLYEVLQKIGTKNEIILFIKSDGGSGRASLRIVHLLRHYTSHLTALVPLVCASAATMIALGADSIHMGPLAYLTAVDTSITHEMSPVDSYNNLVSVSQDELTRVINLWRREAKANDTNPYQALFQQVHPLVIGAVDRASSLSIQLCTEILSYHMQDKPLAEKISHHLNSSYPSHSYPITLREAKNVGLNVSPLNPKINDLLLELNKLYSEMGQKALTDFDEHNYHNNEILNILEGRNIQVYYQNDIDWHYRREERRWVPMNDQSSWHKIEKRGNKVHKSVFYIR; encoded by the coding sequence ATGAATGACATTGCTGAAGGCAGTGAAAATCTCAAACCCGAAAATGGCAAGAAACTGAATAAACCGCCGATTCTGTTTGATAAAACCCAGAAGATTATCGAACAGATTGAAGAGGAGTTAGATGCCACCTTCCTCAGCTATTGGACTTCCCCCAATGGGAGCGTTTGCCAGAATGACGTGATTGGGCTGTATGAAGTGCTGCAGAAGATCGGCACCAAAAATGAAATTATTCTCTTCATTAAGTCAGATGGGGGATCGGGTCGGGCTTCCCTGCGAATCGTGCATCTCCTCCGGCATTACACCTCCCATCTGACGGCTCTGGTGCCCCTGGTCTGCGCGTCCGCCGCGACCATGATCGCCCTCGGGGCCGATAGCATTCACATGGGGCCTCTGGCTTATCTGACTGCCGTCGATACCTCCATCACCCATGAAATGTCCCCGGTGGATTCCTACAACAATCTGGTTTCGGTGAGTCAGGATGAACTGACACGGGTGATTAATCTCTGGCGTAGAGAAGCAAAAGCTAACGATACCAATCCTTACCAGGCCCTATTTCAACAGGTTCATCCCCTGGTAATTGGGGCGGTCGATCGGGCCAGTTCCCTCTCGATTCAACTCTGTACGGAAATTCTGTCCTATCACATGCAAGATAAGCCGCTGGCAGAGAAGATCAGCCATCATCTGAATTCCAGCTACCCGTCCCATTCCTACCCCATCACGCTGCGGGAAGCCAAAAATGTGGGCCTGAATGTCAGTCCCCTCAATCCCAAGATTAATGATCTCTTGCTGGAACTCAACAAACTCTATTCCGAAATGGGCCAGAAGGCCCTGACAGATTTTGATGAACACAATTACCACAACAACGAAATCCTGAACATTTTAGAGGGCCGAAATATTCAGGTCTATTACCAGAACGATATTGACTGGCATTATCGTCGGGAAGAGCGGCGCTGGGTTCCGATGAATGACCAGAGTTCCTGGCACAAGATTGAAAAGCGGGGGAATAAGGTCCACAAGTCTGTCTTCTACATCCGATAA
- a CDS encoding carbohydrate ABC transporter permease gives MSDRFPGNDLASPQSSSKSTGLVTPSRYLSILLEGLNFFLLAIGAGLVLLPLGAMVLNSLAPPGATLAQGLGPYLAQIAAQGLSWSNYGEAWWRGHFPLAFANSTLVALAVTACQVFTSALAGYALARLRFPGRQLVLLIFVATLVIPFQMLVIPIFLVLKWGHLINTYGALILPTAVNGFGIFLLRQYFLTIPIELEEAAVLDGASRLEILWQIMLPLARPALVTLFLFTFIGEWNDLFKPLVFTTRPELITVQLALASFQEQFTSSWALLMAAVVIATMPIVLLFLIGQRQFIRGIAMTGIK, from the coding sequence ATGTCTGATAGATTCCCTGGCAATGATCTTGCTTCACCTCAATCCAGTTCCAAATCCACAGGTTTGGTCACGCCCTCTCGTTACCTGTCCATTCTGTTGGAAGGACTGAATTTTTTCCTCCTGGCGATCGGGGCGGGTCTGGTATTGCTACCCCTGGGAGCGATGGTCCTGAATTCCCTGGCCCCTCCAGGTGCAACTCTGGCTCAGGGACTGGGGCCTTACCTGGCCCAGATTGCCGCCCAGGGACTCTCCTGGAGCAATTATGGAGAAGCCTGGTGGCGAGGCCATTTTCCCCTGGCATTTGCTAACTCCACCCTGGTGGCACTGGCGGTGACAGCCTGTCAGGTGTTTACCTCCGCCCTGGCGGGTTATGCCCTGGCCCGATTGAGGTTCCCTGGTCGGCAACTGGTGTTACTGATCTTTGTGGCGACGCTGGTGATTCCCTTCCAGATGCTGGTGATTCCCATTTTTCTGGTGCTGAAATGGGGGCACCTGATCAACACCTATGGAGCATTGATCTTACCTACGGCTGTAAATGGCTTCGGGATCTTCCTCTTGCGACAATATTTCCTGACGATTCCGATCGAACTGGAGGAAGCTGCTGTGCTGGATGGGGCCAGCCGGTTGGAAATTCTTTGGCAGATCATGCTGCCCTTGGCTCGTCCAGCCCTGGTCACCCTCTTCTTATTTACATTCATTGGAGAATGGAATGACCTGTTCAAACCTCTGGTGTTCACAACTCGACCAGAACTGATCACCGTCCAACTGGCTCTGGCCAGTTTTCAGGAGCAATTTACCAGTAGCTGGGCACTCTTGATGGCAGCGGTTGTGATTGCTACGATGCCGATCGTGTTGCTGTTCCTGATTGGTCAGCGACAATTCATCCGGGGAATTGCCATGACGGGGATTAAATAA
- a CDS encoding GUN4 domain-containing protein → MALKFPLRLSLITLSISAIACQPLQQSGSLAQSSNIVPVQASQSSPSSTRVELPPALPSTTTPVSVELKIGTRYRKLKDLLGAGKFKEADLETRRLMLQIAPLDQPDSDRWRNWTKEKIPCSDLITINALWEQYSNGHFGWAIQNRIFLEERQKDSKDPVSAFWRRVGWAVIDEPPGSLLRLRILSYDNLTFNLQAPKGHLPTFALWTGQQGGITGWFWDRSLAPRLKACKV, encoded by the coding sequence ATGGCCCTGAAATTTCCTCTAAGATTGAGTCTGATCACCTTATCCATCTCAGCAATTGCCTGTCAACCCTTGCAACAATCTGGATCACTAGCCCAAAGTTCTAACATTGTCCCAGTACAGGCATCCCAGAGTTCACCGTCTTCCACCAGGGTAGAACTACCTCCAGCCCTTCCTTCTACGACTACGCCAGTTTCCGTAGAGCTGAAGATCGGGACTCGATATCGTAAGTTAAAAGATCTCCTGGGTGCGGGCAAGTTTAAAGAGGCTGACCTGGAAACGAGAAGATTAATGCTACAGATCGCTCCCCTGGATCAACCCGATTCCGATCGCTGGCGAAATTGGACCAAGGAAAAAATTCCCTGTTCTGATCTGATCACCATCAATGCACTTTGGGAGCAGTACAGCAACGGTCACTTTGGTTGGGCCATCCAAAACCGAATCTTTCTGGAAGAAAGACAGAAGGACTCTAAGGACCCTGTGAGCGCTTTCTGGCGACGGGTAGGCTGGGCTGTGATAGACGAACCGCCGGGTAGTTTACTCAGGCTGCGCATCCTGAGCTATGATAACCTGACGTTTAATCTCCAGGCTCCTAAAGGCCATCTGCCCACGTTTGCCCTGTGGACCGGTCAGCAAGGGGGTATTACCGGTTGGTTCTGGGATAGGAGCCTCGCGCC